The following coding sequences lie in one Chitinophagaceae bacterium genomic window:
- a CDS encoding NAD(P)H-hydrate dehydratase, whose protein sequence is MIKILLAEQIREADRYTIEHEPISSINLMERAASAFVELFIATYSTTNSIHIFCGYGNNGGDGLAIARLLLQKNYSVAVYLLADSKSYSADLLINLERLKEINEHCIQYVATAAGLIELSAHDITVDALFGSGLNRSLTGLAADLVSFLNKQKNIKVAVDIPSGLFADIVSDGLIFCAHHTITFQQPKLSFLFPENFYVVGRWETAAIGLHKDLIASITADHFITERADVQAMLPDRGKFDHKGTFGHAFIHAGNHGKMGAAVLCSAACMRTGAGLTTVHVPETTESTLNIAIPEVMTLSYSEKPRKGFNWTGFSAAGFGPGIGTDKIAANIFLSLIKNVNVPTVFDADALNIISTQKKGLNLLPKNCIITPHLKEFERLAGQTNNWYERHQRQLQISKQHSIYIVLKGAYSCITTPEGWSYFNPTGNPGMAKGGSGDVLTGIITGLLAQRCNPLQACLLGVYLHGLAGDIAVNKTSVQSLSASDIIANIGNAYNSLSAE, encoded by the coding sequence GTGATTAAAATTCTTTTGGCAGAACAAATCAGGGAGGCGGACCGCTATACCATTGAGCACGAACCAATCAGCAGCATCAACCTGATGGAACGCGCAGCTTCAGCATTTGTTGAATTATTCATCGCAACCTATTCTACAACAAACAGCATTCATATTTTCTGCGGATACGGCAACAATGGAGGTGATGGTCTCGCCATTGCGAGGTTGCTTTTGCAAAAAAATTATTCAGTTGCAGTTTATCTGCTGGCTGATAGTAAAAGTTATTCCGCTGATCTTTTAATCAATCTGGAAAGGTTGAAGGAAATAAATGAGCACTGCATTCAGTATGTGGCAACTGCTGCCGGCTTGATTGAATTAAGTGCTCATGATATTACAGTTGATGCACTTTTTGGTTCGGGTCTGAACAGGTCGCTAACTGGTCTTGCAGCAGACCTCGTGAGTTTTCTTAATAAACAGAAAAACATCAAAGTTGCAGTTGACATTCCAAGCGGACTATTTGCGGATATTGTAAGTGACGGCCTTATTTTTTGCGCACATCATACCATTACTTTTCAGCAGCCAAAACTTTCCTTCCTGTTTCCGGAAAATTTTTATGTGGTTGGAAGATGGGAAACAGCAGCGATCGGTCTGCATAAAGATTTGATTGCATCAATAACCGCTGATCACTTTATAACAGAGCGGGCAGATGTACAAGCGATGCTTCCAGATCGCGGAAAATTTGATCACAAAGGAACTTTCGGCCATGCCTTTATTCACGCAGGCAATCATGGCAAAATGGGAGCTGCTGTTTTATGCAGTGCCGCATGTATGAGAACCGGCGCAGGTCTTACCACTGTTCATGTTCCCGAAACAACGGAAAGCACTTTGAATATTGCAATTCCGGAAGTGATGACATTAAGCTATTCAGAAAAACCAAGAAAAGGATTCAATTGGACAGGATTTTCTGCTGCCGGATTTGGTCCGGGCATCGGCACTGATAAAATTGCAGCAAACATATTTTTGAGTCTTATTAAGAATGTAAATGTCCCTACAGTCTTTGATGCTGATGCGCTGAATATTATTTCAACGCAAAAGAAAGGATTGAATCTTCTGCCAAAGAATTGCATCATCACCCCTCACCTTAAAGAATTCGAACGACTTGCCGGGCAAACAAATAATTGGTACGAAAGACATCAGCGTCAGTTACAAATTTCAAAACAACATTCAATTTACATTGTGCTCAAAGGCGCTTATAGCTGCATCACCACACCGGAAGGATGGAGCTACTTCAATCCTACCGGGAATCCAGGTATGGCAAAGGGTGGCAGCGGTGATGTGCTCACAGGCATCATAACAGGTTTACTTGCGCAGCGATGTAATCCGCTCCAAGCCTGTCTGCTGGGAGTTTATTTACACGGGCTGGCAGGCGACATTGCTGTGAATAAAACATCCGTGCAATCTCTATCAGCAAGCGATATCATTGCTAACATTGGTAACGCTTACAATTCACTGTCGGCTGAATAA